In Sulfitobacter sp. OXR-159, one DNA window encodes the following:
- the ribB gene encoding 3,4-dihydroxy-2-butanone-4-phosphate synthase, with amino-acid sequence MQFDTPGPVETGLSDAISPIEEIIEDARQGRMFILVDHEDRENEGDLVIPAQFADAAAINFMATHGRGLICLPMTAERVDHLGLPMMAVNNSSRHETAFTVSIEAREGVSTGISAADRALTVAVAISEQSGSADIATPGHVFPLRARDGGVLVRAGHTEAAVDISRLAGLHPSGVICEIMKDDGEMARLPDLVAFAAEHGLKIGTISDLITYRHKHDNLLVERDSRTVTSAYGGEWQMRVFSDQITGTDHVVLTKGDISTPEPVLIRTHAINALEDILGLGPSPADELPRAMQIIADEGRGAVVLFRDPYPRLRLDAEDDERPRTIKRTGLGAQILSSMGLHELVLLTDNPDTRYLGLDAYALEIVGTRPITTE; translated from the coding sequence ATGCAATTTGACACACCCGGACCGGTCGAGACAGGGCTGAGCGATGCGATCTCGCCCATCGAAGAGATCATCGAAGACGCACGCCAAGGCCGTATGTTCATTTTGGTGGACCACGAGGACCGCGAGAACGAAGGCGATCTGGTGATCCCGGCGCAGTTTGCCGATGCTGCGGCGATCAACTTCATGGCAACCCACGGGCGCGGGCTGATCTGCTTGCCGATGACGGCGGAGCGGGTCGATCACCTTGGCCTGCCGATGATGGCGGTGAACAACTCTTCCCGGCATGAGACGGCCTTTACCGTCAGCATCGAAGCGCGGGAGGGTGTCAGCACCGGTATCTCTGCCGCCGACCGTGCGCTGACCGTGGCCGTGGCGATCTCGGAACAATCCGGTTCGGCGGATATCGCCACCCCCGGCCATGTCTTCCCCCTACGCGCCCGCGATGGTGGCGTGCTGGTGCGGGCAGGGCATACCGAAGCGGCGGTGGATATTTCGCGACTTGCCGGGCTGCACCCTTCGGGCGTGATCTGCGAGATCATGAAAGACGATGGCGAAATGGCGCGTCTGCCCGATCTGGTGGCGTTTGCGGCCGAACATGGCCTCAAAATCGGCACGATCAGCGATCTGATCACCTATCGCCACAAACACGACAACCTGCTGGTTGAGCGGGACAGCCGCACCGTCACCTCGGCCTATGGCGGCGAGTGGCAGATGCGGGTGTTCTCCGATCAGATCACCGGGACCGACCATGTGGTGCTGACCAAGGGCGATATCTCAACCCCCGAGCCGGTGCTGATCCGGACCCATGCGATCAACGCGCTGGAAGACATTCTGGGCCTTGGCCCCAGCCCGGCGGATGAATTGCCCCGCGCGATGCAGATCATCGCCGATGAAGGGCGGGGGGCCGTGGTGCTGTTCCGCGACCCTTACCCGCGTCTGCGGCTGGATGCAGAAGACGATGAGCGCCCGCGCACGATCAAACGCACCGGGCTGGGCGCGCAGATCCTGTCGTCGATGGGGCTGCATGAGTTGGTCCTGCTGACCGACAATCCCGACACGCGCTATCTGGGCCTTGATGCCTATGCGCTGGAAATCGTGGGCACCCGGCCCATCACCACGGAGTAA
- a CDS encoding capsular polysaccharide biosynthesis protein: protein MAFEADPYQYPAAGPERSRRLFVYNGGFLTQRRVRRILQLSGHSLRIGLPGPDDAVAVWGNSPTAHRGLAVAAKRGVPVIRVEDAWLRSLHPGRAGEPPLGLLIDSRGAHFDPAQPSDLEELLAHHPLDNTALLDRARGGMAQMAEAHLTKYAGFDLGTPAPEPGYVLVIDQTRGDASVTASGADRARFLEMLVFAQEEHPGARVIIKSHPETVRGYRAGHFGPEDTNDRITLRTDPISPLALFEGAVGVYTVSSQMGFEAIFAGHRPRVFGQPFYAGWGLTEDEFPVQRRQRRQRRLSRAQLFAAAMILYPTWYDPYRDRLGSFETALAALTAQARAWREDHPGWDAWGMRLWKRRPLQQFFGASTPLRFRKGPAEAPKPPRRAMVWASKAETAPQGALRVEDGFLRSRGLGAELVPPLSLVCDDLGIYYDPQGPSRLEKWIEKRAELRPDQLARARALIDRLTGAGLSKYNLGGAAPDLPTGRRILVPGQVEDDASILTGTDTVRSNAALLAAARAANPDAVILYKPHPDVEAGLRKGTTDAGDADLILHHADPMALLGRVDAVWTMTSLLGFEALLRRVPVVTLGAPFYAGWGLTEDRGDVPPRRRAQPTLEGLVHATLIDYPRYRDPLSGLPCPVEVVVERLASGSLPRAGLGNRLLSKLQGVFASQSHLWRR, encoded by the coding sequence GTGGCCTTTGAAGCTGACCCATACCAATACCCCGCCGCCGGTCCCGAAAGGAGCCGGCGGCTTTTCGTATATAACGGCGGGTTTCTGACGCAGCGGCGGGTGCGGCGCATTTTGCAGCTGTCGGGCCATTCCCTGCGCATCGGCCTACCCGGTCCCGATGATGCCGTGGCGGTCTGGGGCAACTCCCCCACCGCGCACCGTGGGCTGGCCGTGGCGGCAAAACGCGGCGTGCCGGTGATCCGTGTGGAGGACGCTTGGCTGCGCTCTCTCCACCCGGGCCGCGCCGGAGAACCGCCCTTGGGCCTGCTGATCGACAGCCGGGGCGCGCATTTCGACCCCGCCCAACCTTCTGACCTTGAAGAACTTCTTGCCCATCATCCGCTGGACAACACCGCCCTACTGGACCGCGCGCGGGGCGGCATGGCGCAGATGGCCGAGGCGCATCTGACCAAATACGCGGGCTTTGACCTCGGCACCCCTGCGCCTGAACCGGGCTATGTGCTGGTGATCGACCAGACCCGCGGCGACGCTTCGGTTACCGCCTCGGGGGCGGATCGCGCACGGTTTCTGGAAATGCTCGTCTTCGCGCAAGAGGAACACCCCGGCGCGCGGGTGATCATCAAAAGCCACCCCGAGACGGTGCGGGGCTATCGCGCGGGGCATTTCGGCCCCGAGGATACCAACGACCGGATCACCCTGCGGACCGATCCCATCAGCCCTTTGGCGTTGTTCGAAGGCGCTGTCGGCGTCTATACCGTCTCCTCGCAAATGGGGTTCGAGGCGATCTTTGCCGGGCACAGGCCGCGCGTCTTTGGCCAGCCTTTCTACGCGGGCTGGGGGCTGACGGAGGATGAATTCCCCGTCCAACGCCGCCAGCGCCGCCAGCGCCGCCTTAGCCGCGCGCAGCTCTTTGCGGCGGCGATGATCCTCTATCCCACGTGGTACGACCCCTACCGCGACCGGCTCGGCAGTTTCGAGACGGCTCTCGCCGCGCTCACAGCGCAGGCCCGCGCGTGGCGGGAGGATCACCCCGGTTGGGACGCTTGGGGCATGCGCCTGTGGAAGCGTCGCCCATTGCAGCAGTTCTTTGGCGCGTCAACGCCGCTTCGCTTCCGCAAAGGCCCGGCAGAAGCCCCCAAGCCGCCCCGCCGCGCCATGGTCTGGGCCAGCAAGGCAGAGACCGCGCCCCAAGGTGCGTTGCGGGTTGAAGACGGGTTTCTGCGCTCACGCGGGCTGGGGGCCGAACTGGTCCCGCCCCTTTCGCTGGTCTGCGATGATCTGGGCATCTACTACGACCCCCAAGGGCCAAGCCGTCTGGAGAAATGGATCGAAAAACGCGCCGAGCTGCGCCCCGATCAACTGGCCCGCGCCCGCGCGCTGATCGACAGGCTCACCGGCGCGGGGCTGAGCAAATACAACCTTGGCGGCGCCGCGCCCGATCTGCCAACGGGACGCCGCATCCTTGTGCCCGGTCAGGTGGAAGATGACGCTTCGATCCTCACGGGCACAGACACCGTGCGCAGCAACGCGGCCCTGCTGGCCGCCGCCCGTGCCGCCAACCCGGATGCCGTGATCCTCTACAAACCCCACCCCGATGTCGAAGCGGGCCTGCGCAAAGGTACGACCGATGCAGGCGACGCCGATCTTATCCTCCACCACGCCGACCCGATGGCCCTGCTGGGCCGAGTCGACGCGGTTTGGACCATGACCTCGCTCTTGGGGTTCGAAGCCCTCCTGCGCCGCGTGCCGGTCGTGACCTTGGGCGCGCCTTTCTACGCAGGCTGGGGGCTGACCGAAGACCGGGGCGATGTGCCGCCCCGCCGCCGGGCGCAACCGACGTTGGAAGGGCTGGTCCATGCCACCCTCATTGATTACCCGCGCTACCGCGATCCGCTAAGCGGCCTGCCCTGCCCCGTCGAAGTGGTGGTCGAACGGCTGGCCTCCGGCAGCCTGCCCCGCGCCGGACTGGGCAACCGGCTGCTGTCGAAACTTCAAGGGGTCTTTGCCAGCCAGAGCCACCTCTGGCGGCGGTAG
- a CDS encoding 6,7-dimethyl-8-ribityllumazine synthase, whose protein sequence is MASAEEHTILPRPSFDEPVKLLIVVSPYYSDIANGMLTGAKAELEAAGATYEVIEMPGALEIPTAIGISDRGSNFDGYVALGCVIRGETTHYETVCNDSSRALQLLGLQGLCIGNGILTVENKKQAEVRADPEGQNKGGGAAAAALHLIALARKWGRQSKGIGFKPFGQDTLMAGDTDGSNLA, encoded by the coding sequence ATGGCTTCCGCCGAAGAACACACCATCCTGCCGCGCCCCAGCTTTGACGAACCGGTGAAGCTGCTGATCGTCGTTTCGCCCTATTATTCGGACATTGCGAACGGCATGCTGACCGGCGCCAAGGCCGAGCTTGAGGCCGCCGGTGCGACCTATGAGGTTATCGAGATGCCCGGCGCGTTGGAGATTCCCACCGCCATCGGCATTTCCGACCGAGGCAGCAATTTTGACGGCTATGTCGCGCTTGGCTGCGTGATCCGTGGCGAGACGACGCATTATGAAACCGTCTGCAACGACAGCAGCCGTGCCTTGCAACTGCTTGGTCTGCAAGGGCTTTGCATCGGCAATGGCATTCTGACGGTCGAGAACAAGAAGCAGGCCGAAGTCCGCGCCGACCCCGAGGGGCAAAACAAAGGCGGTGGTGCGGCGGCTGCGGCCTTGCATCTTATCGCACTCGCTCGTAAATGGGGCCGCCAGAGCAAGGGCATCGGGTTCAAGCCATTCGGGCAGGACACTTTGATGGCCGGCGACACGGATGGATCAAACCTCGCATGA
- a CDS encoding capsular biosynthesis protein: MTVTDTPTRTFLFLQGPHGPFFNSLGKMLRRAGAEVWRVGFNAGDRAFWFHPSTYIPYRGTVEDWPSVFATLLDEKQVTDIVLYGDTRPIHAEAVAEAKRRGITVHVFEEGYMRPYWVTYERGGSNGNSRLMEMTIPQMQAALARSDMEAPLPPGHWGDMRHHIFYGALYHWFVMFRNGDYRNFKPHRSLPVTKEFRLYLKRLLLMPVLAADRLLATLKIRLGGFPYHLALLQLEHDSSFQKHSPFDTMADFLELVIEGFAKGAPQHHHLVIKAHPLEDGRVPVRRDVKRLARAFGVSDRVHFVRGGKLAQLLNDTRSAVTVNSTAGQQVLWRGIPLKVFGRAVYSQPEFVSDQPLPDFFATASRPDNRAYKDYRRYLLETSQVPGGFYAARGRRQLLRQVVDMMLAPDDPYDALEQGTAAPRQQLRVVT, encoded by the coding sequence ATGACCGTGACCGACACCCCAACCAGAACCTTCCTGTTTTTGCAGGGCCCACATGGTCCCTTCTTTAACAGCCTAGGCAAGATGCTGCGCCGTGCGGGCGCAGAGGTCTGGCGCGTGGGGTTTAACGCTGGCGACCGGGCCTTTTGGTTTCATCCCTCGACCTACATCCCCTATCGCGGCACGGTTGAGGATTGGCCGAGCGTTTTCGCCACCCTACTGGACGAAAAGCAGGTCACCGACATCGTGCTTTACGGCGATACACGCCCCATCCACGCCGAAGCAGTGGCCGAAGCCAAGCGCCGCGGCATCACCGTGCATGTTTTCGAGGAAGGCTATATGCGGCCCTATTGGGTCACCTATGAGCGCGGCGGATCAAACGGCAACTCGCGCCTGATGGAGATGACCATTCCGCAGATGCAGGCGGCGCTGGCGCGCTCGGACATGGAAGCCCCCCTGCCCCCCGGCCACTGGGGCGACATGCGGCACCACATCTTTTACGGCGCGCTTTACCATTGGTTCGTGATGTTCCGAAACGGCGACTACCGCAATTTCAAACCCCACCGCAGCCTGCCGGTGACCAAGGAATTCCGCCTCTACCTCAAGCGCCTGCTGCTGATGCCGGTGCTGGCCGCCGACCGTTTGCTGGCGACGCTAAAAATCCGGCTGGGCGGCTTTCCCTATCATCTGGCGCTGCTGCAACTTGAGCATGATTCCTCTTTCCAAAAGCATTCACCCTTCGACACGATGGCCGATTTCCTAGAGTTGGTGATCGAAGGCTTTGCCAAGGGCGCGCCGCAGCACCACCACCTCGTCATCAAGGCGCATCCGTTGGAGGATGGCCGCGTCCCCGTGCGGCGCGATGTCAAACGGCTGGCACGTGCCTTCGGCGTTTCAGACCGGGTGCATTTTGTCCGCGGCGGCAAGCTGGCACAGCTTTTGAACGACACCCGCAGCGCGGTCACGGTGAACTCTACCGCCGGGCAACAGGTGCTTTGGCGCGGCATCCCCCTCAAGGTCTTTGGCCGGGCGGTCTATTCCCAGCCAGAATTCGTGTCGGACCAGCCTTTGCCGGATTTCTTTGCCACGGCCAGCCGCCCCGACAACCGCGCCTATAAGGACTACCGCCGCTATCTCCTTGAAACTTCTCAGGTTCCGGGCGGGTTCTATGCCGCGCGGGGGCGGCGGCAATTGCTGCGCCAAGTGGTCGATATGATGCTCGCGCCCGACGATCCATATGACGCGCTGGAACAGGGCACCGCGGCCCCTCGGCAACAGTTGCGGGTCGTCACCTGA
- a CDS encoding SDR family oxidoreductase yields the protein MTKTLFLTGASSGIGAATARAAAMAGWNIGLFARSEEKLNALADEIGDQALVLVGDATDYDTQKQALDKLADHFGGVDAAFANAGRGTSPAGTEKGDPQDWKAMVDLNIMGALYTAHAAMPHLRKTTGQYVVTGSAAGRRHIQGSIYSATKWFIHGFAGNLADEMAEWGGRCMVVSPGMVDTAFFDEAKPDKLQPEDVANAVMHALEAPARAAVREIHLMPTG from the coding sequence ATGACCAAGACACTTTTCCTCACCGGTGCCTCCAGCGGGATCGGCGCGGCCACCGCGCGAGCCGCAGCCATGGCGGGCTGGAACATCGGCCTGTTCGCCCGCAGCGAAGAGAAACTGAACGCCCTCGCCGATGAGATCGGAGATCAGGCGCTGGTGCTCGTGGGCGACGCCACCGATTACGACACGCAGAAACAGGCGCTCGACAAGCTCGCCGATCACTTTGGCGGGGTCGATGCGGCATTCGCCAATGCCGGACGTGGCACCAGCCCGGCGGGCACCGAAAAGGGCGATCCGCAGGATTGGAAGGCGATGGTGGACCTCAATATCATGGGCGCGCTCTATACCGCTCATGCCGCCATGCCGCATCTGCGCAAAACGACCGGGCAATATGTCGTTACCGGCTCTGCCGCAGGTCGGCGCCATATCCAAGGCTCAATTTATAGCGCCACCAAATGGTTCATCCACGGTTTCGCGGGCAATCTGGCGGATGAGATGGCCGAATGGGGTGGCCGCTGCATGGTGGTGTCCCCCGGCATGGTCGATACGGCCTTTTTCGATGAGGCCAAACCCGACAAGCTGCAACCCGAGGACGTGGCAAATGCCGTCATGCATGCCCTCGAAGCACCTGCGCGGGCGGCGGTGCGTGAAATCCATCTGATGCCGACGGGCTGA
- the nusB gene encoding transcription antitermination factor NusB, translating to MTSNALSGNQKRKMKSASRLYAVQALFQMEHSAQTVDVVRHEFIDHRFGAVYEGDEMQEGDVDHFSRVLEDAVNYQAPIDQMANRAIVAKWAIARIDPTLRALFRAAGAELRHDDTPPRVVIKEYVDVAHSFFPDGREPSFVNAVLDHMAREARPEAF from the coding sequence ATGACCAGCAACGCGCTTTCGGGCAATCAGAAACGTAAGATGAAGTCGGCCTCGCGGCTCTATGCCGTGCAGGCGCTGTTCCAGATGGAACATTCCGCGCAGACGGTCGATGTCGTGCGTCACGAGTTCATCGACCACCGTTTCGGCGCCGTCTATGAGGGTGACGAAATGCAGGAGGGGGATGTCGATCACTTCTCTCGCGTGCTTGAAGATGCGGTGAACTATCAGGCACCGATCGACCAGATGGCCAACCGTGCAATCGTAGCTAAATGGGCCATCGCCCGGATCGACCCTACCCTGCGCGCGCTGTTCCGCGCCGCGGGTGCCGAGCTCCGGCATGACGATACGCCGCCGCGTGTGGTGATCAAGGAATACGTCGACGTGGCCCATTCGTTCTTCCCCGATGGACGCGAGCCGAGCTTTGTGAACGCCGTGCTTGACCACATGGCGCGAGAGGCCCGCCCCGAAGCGTTTTAA
- a CDS encoding polysaccharide biosynthesis/export family protein, translating to MKSVSFRWARPVAALAAVAVISSCGLPQVGPNKRQIYAGSVQREGDAFVVSVNDRVTRATAVAPALGFSESFKNAGRVGSDTIQPGDILGITVYENVDDPLLGVEGAPATLLEEVQVDGAGFIFIPYAGRIRAAGNTPEAIRRIITQKLGEQTPDPQVEVRRAAGDGSTVSLIGSIGAQGVYPIERPTRTLAAMLARAGGVTIIPEIAQVTVIRGAQRGKIWFQDLYDHPELDIALRPGDRILVEEDTRSFTALGATGGQARVPFESQNLSLLEGIAQVGGLSPISADPTGVFVFRNEPEEVAEQVLGRSDLTGAQRLVYVTDLTKPNGMFMARDFVIRDGDTIYVTEAPFTQWSKVISAITGTAGSAGSISSLTSG from the coding sequence GTGAAATCCGTATCTTTCCGGTGGGCGCGTCCCGTCGCAGCACTGGCGGCAGTGGCCGTCATCTCATCTTGTGGTTTGCCACAGGTCGGGCCGAACAAGCGGCAAATCTATGCAGGCTCCGTTCAACGCGAGGGCGATGCCTTTGTCGTCAGCGTGAACGACCGCGTCACCCGTGCCACCGCCGTGGCCCCCGCGCTTGGCTTTTCCGAAAGCTTTAAAAACGCAGGCCGGGTCGGCTCTGACACGATCCAACCGGGCGACATCCTTGGCATCACCGTGTATGAGAACGTGGATGACCCGCTTTTGGGCGTCGAAGGCGCGCCGGCCACCCTGCTCGAAGAAGTGCAGGTCGATGGCGCAGGCTTTATCTTTATTCCCTACGCGGGCCGCATCCGCGCTGCGGGCAACACGCCCGAGGCCATCCGCCGCATCATCACCCAAAAATTGGGCGAACAGACTCCCGATCCGCAGGTCGAAGTGCGCCGCGCGGCAGGGGATGGCTCGACCGTGTCGCTGATTGGCTCCATCGGCGCGCAGGGCGTCTATCCCATCGAGCGCCCCACCCGCACACTTGCCGCCATGTTGGCCCGTGCAGGCGGTGTGACCATCATTCCCGAAATCGCGCAGGTCACCGTGATCCGCGGCGCGCAGCGGGGCAAAATCTGGTTCCAAGATCTTTATGATCACCCCGAACTCGACATCGCGCTGCGCCCCGGCGACCGCATTCTGGTCGAGGAAGACACACGTTCTTTCACCGCCCTTGGCGCCACCGGAGGTCAGGCCCGCGTGCCCTTTGAATCGCAGAACCTCTCGCTTTTGGAAGGTATCGCGCAGGTCGGCGGGCTGAGCCCGATCTCGGCTGATCCCACCGGCGTTTTCGTCTTCCGCAATGAGCCTGAAGAAGTCGCCGAGCAGGTGCTGGGGCGCAGTGACCTGACAGGCGCGCAGCGCTTGGTCTATGTGACTGACCTGACCAAACCCAACGGCATGTTCATGGCCCGAGACTTCGTGATCCGTGACGGTGACACGATCTATGTCACCGAGGCGCCCTTCACCCAGTGGAGCAAGGTGATCTCGGCCATCACAGGCACGGCAGGGTCGGCCGGCAGCATCTCATCGCTCACCAGCGGCTGA
- a CDS encoding riboflavin synthase, with protein sequence MFTGIITDVGSVTKLEQEGDLRARIQTGYDISSIDMGASIASDGVCLTVVGLGDDWYEVQISAETVAKTNLGQHWAEGRRVNLERALKVGDELGGHIVSGHVDGVAEIIEMKDEGDSTRVTLRAPKELARFIAPKGSVALNGTSLTVNDVDSCDFGINFIPHTKEVTTWGDAKVGDLVNLEIDTLARYVARLNEM encoded by the coding sequence ATGTTCACCGGCATTATCACAGACGTTGGCAGCGTGACCAAGCTGGAGCAGGAAGGCGACCTGCGCGCGCGCATTCAGACCGGCTATGACATCAGCAGCATCGACATGGGGGCGTCTATCGCAAGCGATGGGGTCTGCCTGACGGTCGTGGGGCTGGGCGATGATTGGTACGAGGTGCAGATCAGCGCCGAGACGGTGGCCAAGACGAACCTTGGCCAGCATTGGGCCGAGGGGCGCCGCGTGAACCTTGAACGCGCGTTGAAGGTGGGCGATGAGTTGGGCGGGCATATCGTCTCGGGCCATGTCGATGGCGTGGCCGAGATTATTGAGATGAAAGACGAGGGCGACAGCACCCGCGTGACGCTTCGCGCGCCGAAAGAATTGGCGCGGTTCATCGCGCCTAAGGGGTCTGTGGCGCTGAATGGCACCTCGCTGACGGTGAATGACGTCGATAGCTGTGATTTCGGCATCAATTTCATTCCGCATACCAAAGAGGTGACCACTTGGGGCGATGCCAAGGTTGGTGATCTGGTCAACCTCGAAATCGACACGCTGGCGCGCTACGTGGCGCGCCTGAACGAGATGTGA
- the nrdR gene encoding transcriptional regulator NrdR — protein MRCPFCGNIDTQVKDSRPAEDHVSIRRRRFCPACGGRFTTYERVQLRDLVVIKTSGKREDFDRDKLERSIRISMQKRPIDPERIDQMISGIVRRLESMGETDISSKHIGEIVMEALARIDTVAYVRFASVYKNFQAADDFDKFVQELRPDALPEE, from the coding sequence ATGCGCTGCCCGTTTTGCGGAAATATCGACACCCAAGTGAAAGACAGCCGCCCGGCCGAGGATCACGTCTCGATCCGGCGCAGACGGTTCTGTCCGGCTTGCGGGGGACGCTTTACCACTTATGAACGGGTGCAACTGCGCGATCTTGTGGTGATCAAAACCTCTGGCAAACGCGAAGACTTTGACCGCGACAAGCTGGAACGCTCGATCCGCATCTCCATGCAAAAACGCCCCATTGATCCGGAACGTATCGATCAGATGATTTCCGGCATCGTGCGCCGATTGGAAAGCATGGGCGAGACCGACATTAGTTCCAAACACATCGGCGAGATCGTGATGGAAGCGCTGGCTCGGATCGACACAGTTGCCTATGTGCGTTTCGCCTCAGTTTACAAGAACTTCCAAGCCGCGGATGATTTCGATAAATTCGTTCAAGAACTGCGGCCCGACGCTCTGCCGGAAGAGTGA
- the ribD gene encoding bifunctional diaminohydroxyphosphoribosylaminopyrimidine deaminase/5-amino-6-(5-phosphoribosylamino)uracil reductase RibD — protein sequence MALALSLGRRGQGNVWPNPAVGCVIVQGARIVGRGWTQPGGRPHAEPQALAQAGAAARGATVYVTLEPCSHHGKTAPCAQALIDAGVARVVIATQDDDARVNGRGIAMLRDAGIEVSVGLHEDAARADNAGFFCRTDLGRPMLTLKLANSFDGRIATGTGESQWITDAPARRLTHAMRARHDAVMVGAGTARKDDPSLTVRGLGVAQQPARVVVSRRLDLPLMGQLARTAAEVPLILCHGTDADPALVKAWSDLGATMLPCAARGAQLNPTDVLRQLAGHGLTRIFCEGGSALAASLIEADLVDRLVGFTAGLVIGAEGLPGIGALGLSRLAEAPRFALQSSQQIGPDLLHVWRRNAAD from the coding sequence ATGGCGCTTGCGCTGTCCTTGGGGCGGCGCGGGCAGGGCAATGTCTGGCCCAACCCGGCGGTCGGCTGTGTCATCGTGCAAGGCGCTCGGATCGTTGGGCGCGGTTGGACCCAGCCCGGCGGGCGCCCCCATGCAGAGCCGCAGGCGCTGGCGCAGGCGGGCGCTGCGGCGCGCGGGGCGACGGTCTATGTCACGCTTGAGCCCTGTTCCCACCACGGTAAGACAGCGCCTTGCGCGCAGGCGCTGATCGACGCAGGCGTGGCCCGCGTGGTGATCGCGACCCAAGATGACGATGCGCGGGTCAACGGGCGCGGCATCGCGATGTTGCGGGATGCCGGGATCGAGGTCTCAGTCGGGCTGCACGAAGACGCGGCCCGCGCGGATAACGCGGGTTTCTTTTGCCGTACCGATCTGGGCCGTCCGATGCTGACGCTGAAGCTGGCCAATTCCTTTGACGGGCGCATCGCTACTGGCACGGGTGAGAGCCAATGGATCACCGACGCCCCGGCGCGGCGGTTGACCCATGCCATGCGCGCGCGGCACGACGCGGTGATGGTCGGGGCAGGCACCGCGCGCAAGGATGACCCCAGCCTCACGGTGCGCGGTCTTGGCGTCGCCCAGCAACCGGCGCGCGTTGTCGTCTCACGCAGGCTCGACCTGCCGCTGATGGGACAATTGGCGCGGACGGCGGCAGAGGTGCCGTTGATCCTCTGCCATGGCACGGATGCCGATCCGGCCTTGGTCAAAGCGTGGTCCGATCTGGGGGCCACGATGCTGCCCTGCGCCGCGCGGGGGGCGCAATTGAACCCCACTGATGTGTTGCGGCAACTGGCGGGCCATGGGCTCACCCGTATCTTCTGCGAGGGCGGCAGCGCCTTGGCCGCCTCGCTCATCGAGGCGGATTTGGTCGACCGGCTGGTGGGCTTCACCGCCGGGTTGGTGATCGGGGCCGAAGGTCTGCCGGGGATCGGAGCGCTCGGTCTTTCGCGACTGGCCGAGGCGCCGCGCTTTGCCCTACAGTCGAGCCAGCAGATCGGACCGGACCTGCTGCACGTTTGGCGTCGGAACGCGGCCGACTAA
- a CDS encoding secondary thiamine-phosphate synthase enzyme YjbQ, whose protein sequence is MQTIFTVETRGQALYEFTDDVARWLAGQGDGLLTLLVRHTSASLLIQENADPDVQRDLLAYFARLVPPADAPQMGYLTHLLEGADDMPAHIKASVLPVSLSIPVGRGRMMLGTWQGIYLFEHRNTPHHRQIAAHFRPD, encoded by the coding sequence ATGCAGACTATATTTACCGTCGAAACGCGCGGGCAGGCGCTCTACGAATTCACCGATGATGTGGCCCGATGGCTTGCCGGGCAGGGGGATGGGCTGCTGACGCTCCTTGTGCGGCACACCTCTGCCTCGCTGTTGATCCAAGAGAACGCCGATCCAGACGTGCAGCGCGACCTCTTGGCCTATTTCGCGCGGCTGGTGCCGCCTGCGGATGCGCCGCAAATGGGCTATCTGACGCATCTGTTGGAAGGGGCGGATGACATGCCTGCGCATATCAAAGCCTCGGTTCTGCCCGTCAGCCTCAGCATCCCCGTGGGGCGGGGGCGGATGATGCTGGGGACATGGCAGGGCATCTATCTGTTCGAGCATCGCAATACCCCTCATCACCGCCAAATCGCGGCGCATTTCCGGCCCGACTGA